Proteins from one Blattabacterium cuenoti genomic window:
- a CDS encoding undecaprenyl-diphosphate phosphatase, with translation MNYIQSILLGIIEGITEFLPISSTGHMIIVASIMGILEDKITSLFLISVQLGAVLSVVFLYRKKFFFQKWDFYIKIFVSNFPIGILGFLYSQKTNSLLKNPVIVALSLFIGGLIILKAENFYEKNYHGKKNNNITYLKALIIGLFQCVSLIPGVSRSATTIIACILQNINRKKAIEFSFFLSVPIIGIATCKKLHEYYFQLNSFTYQDIELLFLGNIVSFITGIIAVKYFIKYLKKNNFKLFGYYRIIIGIFFIIVHYLMKMKPIRIF, from the coding sequence ATGAATTATATTCAATCAATCCTATTAGGGATTATTGAAGGAATTACAGAATTTTTACCTATTTCTTCTACAGGACATATGATTATTGTAGCTTCTATTATGGGAATATTAGAAGATAAAATAACAAGTTTATTCCTTATATCTGTTCAACTTGGAGCAGTATTATCAGTTGTTTTTTTATATAGAAAAAAATTTTTTTTTCAAAAATGGGATTTTTATATAAAAATTTTTGTATCTAATTTTCCTATAGGAATTTTAGGTTTTTTATATTCTCAAAAAACAAATTCTTTATTAAAAAATCCAGTTATTGTTGCTTTATCTCTTTTTATAGGAGGATTAATCATTTTAAAAGCAGAAAATTTTTATGAAAAAAATTATCATGGTAAAAAAAATAACAATATTACTTATTTAAAAGCTTTGATAATTGGATTATTTCAATGTGTATCTTTAATACCAGGAGTATCTAGGAGTGCTACTACCATTATAGCTTGTATATTACAAAATATTAATAGAAAAAAAGCTATTGAATTTTCTTTTTTTTTATCTGTTCCTATTATTGGAATTGCTACATGTAAAAAATTACATGAATATTATTTTCAATTAAATTCTTTTACATATCAAGATATAGAATTATTATTTTTAGGAAATATAGTATCTTTTATTACTGGAATAATAGCTGTTAAATATTTTATAAAATATTTAAAAAAAAATAATTTTAAATTATTTGGATACTATAGAATAATAATAGGTATTTTTTTTATTATTGTACATTATTTAATGAAAATGAAACCGATAAGAATATTTTGA
- the truB gene encoding tRNA pseudouridine(55) synthase TruB, which yields MIKNLLEFQNGKILLIDKPWGWTSFEVVKKIKSYIITNTTKKNTTKKVNLKIGHAGTLDPLATGLLIILTGKYTKKVNDIQNCKKTYTGIIKLGCETLSFDSETKEYNFSSTLHITPQFIRKISKKFIGEIDQFPPSFSALKIKGKKFYEYARKGEKIISMKSRRVKIYQFHIIKIGIPYIKFIIECGKGTYIRSFAQDFGKALKSGAYLLSLRRERIGNFSIKNSLNKELDFLKKL from the coding sequence TTGATAAAAAATTTATTAGAATTCCAAAATGGAAAAATTTTATTAATAGATAAACCTTGGGGATGGACTTCTTTTGAAGTAGTAAAAAAAATTAAAAGTTATATTATCACTAATACTACTAAAAAAAATACTACCAAAAAAGTAAATTTAAAAATAGGACACGCAGGAACTTTAGATCCTCTTGCTACAGGTTTATTAATTATTCTAACAGGAAAATATACTAAAAAAGTAAATGATATTCAAAATTGTAAAAAAACTTATACAGGTATTATAAAATTAGGTTGTGAAACCTTATCTTTTGATTCAGAAACAAAGGAATATAATTTTTCTTCTACTTTACATATCACTCCTCAATTTATTAGAAAAATATCTAAAAAATTTATTGGAGAAATTGATCAATTTCCTCCTTCTTTTTCTGCATTAAAAATAAAAGGTAAAAAATTCTATGAATATGCTAGAAAAGGAGAAAAAATAATTTCTATGAAATCAAGACGTGTAAAAATTTATCAATTTCATATTATAAAAATAGGAATACCATACATAAAATTTATTATAGAATGTGGAAAAGGAACTTATATTAGATCTTTTGCTCAAGATTTCGGAAAAGCACTTAAAAGCGGGGCTTATCTTCTTTCTTTAAGAAGAGAACGTATAGGAAATTTTTCTATAAAAAATAGTTTGAATAAAGAATTAGATTTTTTAAAAAAATTATAA
- the rpsP gene encoding 30S ribosomal protein S16, producing the protein MSVKIRLKRIGKKHKPIYHIVVADSRSPRDGKFIEKLGTYNPHMDPPLTILKMENAVSWLMKGAQPTNTVKSIFSKNGVLLKKHLLEGVKKGVLTDEECNKKFHIWYKKYKI; encoded by the coding sequence ATGTCTGTGAAAATACGTTTAAAAAGAATAGGAAAAAAACATAAACCTATTTATCATATAGTTGTAGCTGATTCTCGTTCTCCAAGAGATGGTAAATTTATTGAAAAACTAGGAACTTATAATCCTCATATGGATCCTCCTTTAACTATTTTAAAAATGGAAAATGCTGTATCATGGTTGATGAAAGGGGCTCAACCAACAAATACAGTAAAATCTATTTTTTCTAAAAATGGTGTATTATTAAAAAAACATTTATTAGAAGGAGTAAAAAAAGGAGTTTTAACTGATGAAGAATGCAATAAAAAATTTCATATATGGTATAAAAAATATAAAATATAA
- a CDS encoding dicarboxylate/amino acid:cation symporter: protein MSIGMKIKKEKVLLIAFLSVLIYVLIHLFKSFLGFDKFTLCMLRCFVISIFILYAFLKKDLTTWILLSIIIGIEIGLDIPKIAIELRFLSQIFLRLIKTIIAPILFSTLVVGIASHSNIKQLGSMGWKSLLYFEVVTTLALFIGLIAINISQAGVGIVMPSGITEQQLPKVVSRSWQDTILHVFPENFIKSIYHGDVLPIVVFSVIFGISMVFLEAKKRDPILLFAESLSEIMFKFTKIIMYFAPIGVGSAIAYTVGHMGLDILYNLFQLLLTLYIALMIFLIVVLFPILLWIKVPLKGFIKALTEPVSLAFATTSSESALPLLMENLEKLGVPRKIIAFVIPTGYSFNLDGTTLYLSLATVFVAQASGIPLSFSQQIFIGLTLILTSKGVAGVPRASLVILLATVASFGLPAWPILAIIGIDELMDMARTTVNVIGNGLASCVIARSEGEFDDQKMFDYIHKNKNDL, encoded by the coding sequence ATGAGTATTGGAATGAAAATAAAAAAAGAAAAAGTTTTATTAATAGCTTTTTTAAGTGTTTTAATATATGTATTGATCCATTTATTCAAATCTTTTTTAGGATTTGATAAATTTACTCTTTGTATGTTAAGATGTTTTGTCATATCTATTTTTATATTGTATGCTTTTCTAAAAAAAGATTTAACTACTTGGATTTTATTATCCATTATCATAGGAATAGAAATTGGATTAGATATACCAAAAATAGCTATAGAATTAAGATTTTTATCTCAAATCTTTTTAAGATTGATAAAAACTATTATTGCTCCAATATTATTTTCCACTTTAGTAGTTGGAATAGCAAGTCATTCTAATATTAAACAACTAGGAAGTATGGGATGGAAATCATTACTATATTTTGAAGTGGTTACAACTTTAGCTTTATTTATTGGTCTTATTGCTATTAATATATCTCAAGCTGGAGTTGGTATTGTAATGCCTTCTGGAATAACAGAACAACAATTGCCAAAAGTAGTAAGTAGATCTTGGCAAGATACTATTCTTCATGTATTTCCAGAAAATTTTATAAAATCTATATATCATGGAGATGTATTACCTATAGTGGTATTTTCTGTTATTTTCGGTATATCAATGGTTTTTTTAGAAGCAAAAAAAAGAGATCCTATATTATTATTTGCAGAAAGTCTTTCGGAAATAATGTTTAAATTCACTAAAATTATCATGTATTTTGCTCCTATAGGAGTAGGATCTGCTATAGCTTATACAGTAGGACATATGGGTTTAGATATTTTATATAATCTATTTCAGTTATTATTGACTCTTTATATTGCTTTAATGATTTTTTTGATAGTTGTTTTATTTCCTATTCTTTTATGGATTAAAGTTCCTTTAAAAGGTTTTATTAAAGCATTAACTGAACCTGTATCATTGGCATTTGCTACTACAAGTTCAGAATCTGCTTTACCTCTACTTATGGAAAATTTAGAGAAATTAGGTGTTCCAAGAAAAATTATTGCTTTTGTAATTCCTACAGGTTATAGTTTTAATTTGGATGGGACGACTCTTTATTTATCTTTAGCTACTGTTTTCGTAGCACAAGCATCTGGTATTCCTTTGAGTTTTAGTCAACAAATATTCATAGGATTGACATTAATTTTAACTAGTAAAGGAGTAGCAGGAGTTCCAAGAGCTTCTTTAGTTATTCTTTTAGCAACTGTCGCTTCTTTTGGATTACCAGCTTGGCCTATATTAGCTATTATAGGAATAGATGAATTAATGGATATGGCTAGAACCACTGTAAATGTAATAGGAAATGGATTAGCTAGTTGTGTTATAGCTCGTTCTGAAGGAGAATTCGACGACCAAAAAATGTTTGATTATATTCATAAAAATAAAAATGATTTATAA
- a CDS encoding diphosphomevalonate/mevalonate 3,5-bisphosphate decarboxylase family protein: MKINCFVYKNKKYSIDKNGEVTRKSHSNIALIKYWGKHNKKIQIPLNSSISYSLKNIYTVTRLIYHKHKKEKKNFSIKIFFSGKEKTSFLPKIFDFFHRISFYCSYLLDFNFIIETYNTFPHSSGIASSASSMSALALCVMEIEKKLVSSLEEDFFLKKASFLARLGSGSACRSIYPGLVVWGNHKSIKGSNDFYAIPYPYKIHTIFTKLVNTILIIDEKPKKILSSKGHLLMNSHLYAKERFKSANKNMDSLISILKIGDFQEFGELIEHEALTLHAMIMTSRPYFLWMKPNTINVIQSVWDFRKESKKNIYFTLDAGANVHLLYPIEEKKIILKWIYSDLFSFCKKIIESFCY, from the coding sequence TTGAAAATAAATTGTTTTGTTTATAAAAATAAAAAATATTCTATAGATAAAAATGGAGAAGTAACAAGAAAAAGTCATTCTAATATCGCTTTAATAAAATATTGGGGAAAACATAATAAAAAAATTCAAATTCCGTTAAATTCTTCTATTAGTTATTCACTAAAAAATATCTATACGGTAACACGATTAATTTATCATAAACATAAAAAAGAAAAAAAAAATTTTTCTATAAAAATTTTTTTTTCAGGAAAAGAAAAAACTAGTTTTCTTCCAAAGATATTTGATTTTTTTCATAGAATTTCATTTTATTGTTCTTATTTATTGGATTTTAATTTTATTATAGAAACCTATAATACTTTTCCACATAGTAGCGGAATAGCTTCTTCTGCTTCTTCCATGAGCGCTTTAGCATTATGTGTTATGGAAATAGAAAAAAAATTAGTTTCTTCTTTAGAAGAAGATTTTTTTTTAAAAAAAGCTTCTTTTTTAGCAAGATTAGGTTCAGGTAGTGCTTGTAGATCTATTTATCCTGGACTGGTTGTATGGGGCAATCATAAATCTATAAAAGGAAGTAACGATTTTTATGCTATTCCATATCCATATAAAATACATACAATTTTTACAAAATTGGTAAATACTATTTTAATTATAGATGAAAAACCCAAAAAGATTTTAAGTTCAAAAGGACATCTATTAATGAATAGCCATCTTTATGCTAAAGAAAGATTTAAATCTGCTAATAAAAATATGGATAGTCTTATATCCATATTAAAAATAGGAGATTTTCAAGAATTTGGAGAATTAATAGAACATGAAGCTTTAACACTTCATGCCATGATTATGACATCTCGTCCCTATTTTTTATGGATGAAACCAAATACTATAAATGTTATTCAATCTGTATGGGATTTTAGAAAAGAAAGTAAAAAAAATATTTATTTTACATTAGATGCAGGTGCAAATGTTCATCTGTTATACCCTATTGAAGAAAAAAAAATCATCCTAAAATGGATATACAGTGATCTTTTTTCTTTTTGTAAAAAAATTATAGAAAGTTTTTGTTATTAA
- a CDS encoding pyridoxal phosphate-dependent aminotransferase, whose protein sequence is MENRLSDRLQNISYSQTIAMSSKARELKNKGYDVINLSLGEPDFLPPNFILDAAKKAIDEGYHYYTPVSGYLELRKVICKKLYRDNHLKYEPYQIVVSTGAKQAIMNVLLSLLNPNDEVIIPAPYWVSYLQMVKFCESSPIVIPTTMKNDFKIHPYQLEKAITSKTKLFIFSTPCNPTGSVYSYQELRNLADIFKKYPKIMILSDEIYEHICYSKKHTSIAIFPDIHNQVITVNGLSKSFSMTGWRIGYIGAPEWIAKSCDKIQGQMTSCANSIAQRAAIIALKEDPNQIEYMIKEFKKRRNLVLDMIKEIDGVQFNKPNGAFYIFPKVSYFFGKELYGKIIKNADDFSEFLLDKAQVATVSGSAFGDNECLRISYASSEEKIIEAFTRIKKVLI, encoded by the coding sequence ATGGAAAATAGATTGTCTGATCGTTTGCAGAATATATCTTATTCGCAAACAATAGCTATGTCATCTAAAGCAAGAGAATTAAAAAATAAAGGATATGACGTTATAAATCTAAGTTTAGGAGAACCAGATTTTTTACCTCCTAATTTTATTTTAGATGCTGCTAAAAAAGCAATAGATGAAGGTTATCATTATTATACACCTGTATCCGGATATTTAGAACTTAGAAAAGTTATATGCAAAAAATTATATCGTGATAATCATTTAAAATATGAACCTTATCAAATTGTAGTTTCTACTGGAGCAAAACAAGCTATAATGAATGTTCTTTTATCTTTATTGAATCCAAATGATGAAGTTATTATTCCCGCTCCTTATTGGGTTAGTTATTTACAGATGGTAAAATTTTGTGAATCTTCTCCTATCGTAATACCAACAACTATGAAAAATGATTTTAAGATTCATCCATATCAATTAGAAAAAGCAATAACGTCTAAAACTAAATTATTTATTTTCAGTACTCCTTGTAATCCTACAGGAAGTGTTTATTCTTATCAAGAATTAAGAAATTTAGCAGATATTTTTAAAAAATATCCAAAAATTATGATTCTTTCTGATGAAATTTATGAACATATTTGTTATTCTAAAAAACATACTAGTATTGCTATATTTCCTGATATTCATAATCAAGTTATCACAGTAAATGGATTATCTAAATCTTTTTCCATGACTGGATGGAGAATTGGATATATTGGAGCTCCAGAATGGATCGCTAAATCTTGTGATAAGATACAGGGACAAATGACTTCTTGTGCAAATTCTATTGCACAAAGAGCCGCTATAATAGCATTAAAAGAAGATCCTAATCAAATAGAATATATGATAAAAGAGTTTAAAAAAAGGAGAAATCTAGTTTTAGATATGATCAAAGAAATTGATGGTGTACAATTTAATAAACCAAATGGAGCTTTTTATATTTTTCCAAAAGTATCCTATTTTTTTGGAAAAGAATTATATGGTAAAATTATTAAAAATGCAGATGATTTTTCTGAATTTTTACTTGATAAAGCTCAAGTAGCTACTGTAAGTGGAAGTGCTTTTGGTGATAATGAATGTTTACGTATTTCTTACGCTTCTTCAGAAGAAAAAATTATAGAAGCCTTCACAAGAATTAAAAAAGTATTAATTTAA